DNA from Acidobacteriota bacterium:
CGAGCACCCGGTCGACCGCCTCCCGGTCGGCTACGTCCCCTTTGACGAAGACGTAGCGCGTCCCTCCCCACTCCCGCTCGATGTCGGCCAGGCTTGCGGGGTTGCCGGCATAGGTCAGCGCGTCGTAATTGATCACGCGGCCGCGGAAATCCCCTCGGCCGAAAAGGTACCGGATGAAGTTCACGCCGATGAACCCGGCTCCTCCGGTGACCAGCACCGCTTCCGGTGCGCGCCGGGCGCTTCCCGCTCCACTCATGGTTCAAGCTCCCGCAGGGTAGGGTAGCGCCGGTCCTTCTCCGACAGGATCGGCGCGACGCCCGAGTCGGGCCAGGCGATGCCGAGGTCGGGGTCGTTCCATGCGATCCCCCCCTCGTCTTCCGGGTGGTAGAAATCGGTGCACTTGTAGGCGAACACCGCCTCCTCCGAAAGCACCAGGAAGCCGTGGGCGAAGCCGGGGGGGATGTAGAACTGGTTGTGCCGCTCCCCCGAAAGGGTCACCCCGTGCCAATTCCCCCGGGTGGGGGAGCCGGGCCTGAGATCGACGGCGACATCGAACACCTCTCCCGCCACCGCGCGCACGAGCTTCCCCTGCGGGTGCGTGCGCTGGAAGTGGAGCCCGCGCAGCACCCCGCGGTGCGAGCGCGACTCGTTGTCCTGCACGAAGCGGATCGGGAGGTCCCGCTCGGACCAGGTCTCGAGGAAGTAGCCGCGCGCGTCGGCGAAGACGTGCGGCTGGATCTCGACGAGCCCCTCGATGGCGGTGGGAACGATGGTGGCCGGCATCAC
Protein-coding regions in this window:
- the rfbC gene encoding dTDP-4-dehydrorhamnose 3,5-epimerase produces the protein MPATIVPTAIEGLVEIQPHVFADARGYFLETWSERDLPIRFVQDNESRSHRGVLRGLHFQRTHPQGKLVRAVAGEVFDVAVDLRPGSPTRGNWHGVTLSGERHNQFYIPPGFAHGFLVLSEEAVFAYKCTDFYHPEDEGGIAWNDPDLGIAWPDSGVAPILSEKDRRYPTLRELEP